Proteins found in one Erythrobacter sp. KY5 genomic segment:
- the thyA gene encoding thymidylate synthase, with amino-acid sequence MASQSIPTKLTEPAHPEWQYLNLMREIWERGSERMDRTGTGTRSIAGAMLRYDLADGAMPLLTTKRVYWKTATREMLWFLTGETNIRPLVFQGVKIWNEWPHANYVRETGDDISLEDFVQRIADDEAFAARWGDLGPVYGKQWVDWPTYRYRKDGLYEKGEGINQVAEVVESLRNNPGSRRHIIEGWNVAELDRMALPPCHKTYQFHVAGNRLNCLLYQRSCDVALGLPFNLWSAALLTRMMAQQTGFEPGELVWMGGDVHLYLNHAHLIEEQLTREPAGNPRLVITRKPETIFDYKIEDFRVDDYAPLPPIKAPVAV; translated from the coding sequence ATGGCCTCCCAGTCGATTCCAACCAAGCTAACCGAGCCCGCTCACCCTGAATGGCAATACCTCAATCTCATGCGCGAGATCTGGGAACGCGGAAGCGAGCGGATGGATCGCACGGGCACGGGCACGCGCTCAATCGCTGGTGCCATGCTCCGATACGACCTTGCCGATGGCGCAATGCCGCTGCTCACGACCAAGCGCGTCTACTGGAAGACCGCCACGCGCGAGATGCTGTGGTTCCTGACCGGGGAGACGAATATCCGCCCGCTGGTGTTTCAGGGCGTGAAGATCTGGAACGAGTGGCCTCATGCCAACTATGTGCGCGAGACGGGCGACGACATCAGTCTTGAGGACTTCGTCCAACGCATTGCCGATGATGAAGCATTCGCGGCGCGCTGGGGCGATCTTGGCCCGGTCTATGGAAAGCAGTGGGTCGATTGGCCGACCTATCGTTATCGCAAGGATGGCCTCTACGAGAAGGGCGAGGGGATCAATCAGGTCGCTGAGGTCGTCGAGAGCCTGCGCAACAATCCGGGCAGTCGGCGCCACATTATCGAAGGCTGGAATGTAGCCGAGCTTGACCGCATGGCGCTGCCGCCGTGTCACAAGACCTATCAATTCCACGTTGCAGGCAATCGCCTCAATTGCCTGCTTTATCAACGCAGTTGCGATGTCGCGCTGGGCCTTCCGTTCAACCTGTGGTCGGCGGCGCTGCTGACCCGAATGATGGCGCAGCAGACCGGCTTCGAGCCGGGTGAGCTCGTCTGGATGGGCGGGGACGTTCACCTCTATTTAAATCACGCGCATCTGATCGAAGAACAATTGACCCGCGAGCCAGCCGGTAACCCGCGTCTGGTAATCACAAGAAAGCCCGAAACAATTTTCGACTACAAAATCGAGGATTTCCGGGTCGATGATTACGCGCCGCTGCCTCCGATCAAGGCTCCTGTTGCGGTCTGA